A portion of the Drosophila sechellia strain sech25 chromosome 2R, ASM438219v1, whole genome shotgun sequence genome contains these proteins:
- the LOC6607992 gene encoding nucleolar protein 9: protein MQAEGDSRRKRPKKKGNRFMRNAKGFAKQGIFGRGTHIDDEQFNYFINILDAMKVGFEDVEERVIMANNVYEQTHDQEIHLASNQIVSKALESLVGFVDDVQLERFFSKFGDNLRPMCSDRFASHVLQKMLEIAFLRGVGKSAVQDTSDAASANKRAKPDAAQEEEEYNLQADFTEDHREKCRHFVLRISKFMLNNLEDFVWDACASHIMRTAILCLVGIHVPKIAFEKGGTEIAKHRKMYSVPDEWQEVMKEFPQRLEMWPQFGDFPYQDHSSSLLGVICLALSVVDKSMLKHFAKKILTIGLLKSNEEEEEKMELDIKIEIKDEDDDEKKDKVAKEAEADTENKQEEPKLPKVFHHQSSVILLETIMSVAGAKLLIQLYAMLFCNRIGYLARQPGTNFSVQRLLQHIKEVPDFETVFTELQPHVEELLKMGYTGVVSALSAACLRLSTKQSQMIAALQSALHVSGDKEKSKLFLTCLIKLKPFEVVTSDESAFVHLHGSLITQHLLQFNKPIFLVNCILDLPATQLAQVFNTPNGSHIVDAFMQSKFIGEKSRERLIRQLDGFYVDLAITRHGSRVFEQCFKAAQDAQKLRMAKELFSKANMLKGSPHGRIIYTKYRLDTYKLSPTQWQESLSKHLDVEQPKETKRKTAKTAADAFKDILS, encoded by the exons ATGCAGGCCGAGGGCGACTCAAGGCGTAAGCGACCCAAGAAAAAGGGCAACCGCTTCATGCGGAACGCCAAGGGGTTCGCCAAGCAGGGGATATTCGGCCGAGGTACGCACATCGACGACGAGCAGTTCAACTACTTCATCAACATTCTGGATGCCATGAAAGTGGGATTCGAGGACGTGGAGGAGCGAG TCATCATGGCCAACAATGTGTACGAGCAGACCCACGATCAGGAGATCCATCTGGCCTCCAATCAGATTGTGTCCAAGGCTCTGGAGTCGTTGGTGGGCTTCGTGGACGACGTGCAGTTGGAGCGCTTCTTTAGCAAGTTTGGCGACAACCTCAGGCCCATGTGCTCCGATCGGTTTGCCTCGCACGTCCTTCAGAAAATGCTTGAGATCGCCTTTCTGCGCGGAGTGGGAAAATCAGCCGTTCAGGATACCAGCGATGCAGCTAGTGCCAACAAACGGGCGAAGCCGGATGCCGCCCAAGAGGAGGAAGAGTACAACCTACAGGCGGACTTCACAGAGGATCACCGCGAGAAGTGCCGGCACTTCGTTCTTCGCATATCAAAGTTCATGTTGAACAATCTGGAGGACTTCGTTTGGGACGCCTGTGCCAGCCACATCATGCGCACAGCCATTCTGTGCCTGGTGGGCATACACGTTCCCAAAATCGCCTTCGAGAAAGGCGGGACTGAGATAGCCAAGCACAGGAAGATGTACTCGGTGCCGGATGAGTGGCAGGAGGTCATGAAGGAGTTCCCCCAGCGCCTGGAGATGTGGCCCCAGTTCGGCGACTTTCCCTACCAGGATCACTCTTCAAGTCTGCTGGGCGTCATCTGTTTGGCCCTCAGTGTGGTGGACAAAAGTATGCTCAAGCATTTTGCCAAGAAAATCCTGACGATCGGTCTGCTGAAGTCGAACGAAGAGGAAGAGGAGAAAATGGAATTGGACatcaaaatcgaaatcaagGACGAGGATGATGATGAAAAGAAGGATAAGGTGGCGAAAGAAGCAGAGGCTGACACTGAGAACAAGCAGGAAGAGCCAAAACTCCCCAAAGTTTTCCACCATCAAAGCTCTGTCATTCTGCTCGAAACGATTATGAGCGTAGCGGGAGCCAAATTGCTGATCCAGCTGTATGCGATGCTCTTCTGCAACCGAATAGGTTACCTCGCTCGGCAGCCGGGAACGAACTTCTCAGTTCAGCGTCTCCTTCAGCACATCAAAGAGGTGCCTGATTTCGAGACCGTCTTCACCGAACTCCAGCCGCATGTGGAGGAGCTGCTGAAAATGGGATACACCGGCGTCGTGTCAGCCCTCAGTGCCGCCTGCTTGCGCCTATCCACCAAGCAGTCTCAGATGATAGCCGCTTTGCAGAGTGCCCTCCACGTTAGCGGCGACAAGGAGAAATCGAAGCTTTTCCTTACATGTTTGATCAAGTTAAAGCCCTTTGAGGTCGTGACCAGCGACGAGTCGGCCTTTGTTCATCTGCACGGTTCACTTATTACTCAACACCTGCTGCAGTTCAACAAGCCAATCTTTCTGGTCAACTGCATCCTCGATCTGCCCGCCACCCAACTGGCTCAGGTCTTCAACACACCCAATGGCTCACACATCGTGGACGCCTTCATGCAGAGCAAGTTTATCGGCGAGAAGTCCCGCGAGCGTCTGATCCGCCAGTTGGATGGCTTCTACGTGGACTTGGCCATCACTCGACATGGTTCCCGCGTCTTCGAACAGTGCTTTAAGGCCGCCCAAGATGCACAGAAGCTGCGCATGGCCAAGGAACTGTTTTCCAAGGCCAATATGCTGAAGGGCTCACCCCACGGTCGGATCATCTACACAAAATACCGCCTGGACACGTACAAGCTTTCACCTACGCAATGGCAGGAAAGTTTGTCCAAGCACCTGGACGTCGAGCAGCCAAAGGAGACGAAGCGGAAAACGGCCAAGACAGCCGCCGATGCTTTTAAGGACATACTTAGCTAG
- the LOC6607993 gene encoding phospholipase A2 has product MWLLRGAFFFGLLAMALAFGDEAIFEDEDIYNQALPPVPHTGITVPGTKWCGPGNTAKNFEDLGRERETDKCCRAHDHCDEIIESHGALHGLPTNTEWFPILKCTCEQQFINCLQAVNSITANTLGRIYYGSRSRCFANGHPTTGCKQYQEGTFRKRCIRYQVDKSKAKIWQFYDMPFFTIPASAG; this is encoded by the exons ATGTGGCTGCTGCGCGGAGCGTTCTTTTTTGGGCTACTGGCCATGGCTTTGGCCTTCGGCGACGAGGCTATCTTCGAGGACGAGGATATCTACAACCAGGCGCTGCCACCGGTTCCCCACACGGGCATCACGGTGCCCGGAACCAAGTGGTGCGGACCGGGCAATACGGCGAAGAATTTCGAGGATTTGGGCCGCGAACGGGAGACGGACAAGTGCTGTCGTGCGCACGACCATTGCGACGAGATTATCGAGTCCCACGGAGCACTCCACGGACTGCCCACCAACACAGAATGGTTTCCCAT CCTTAAGTGCACCTGCGAGCAGCAGTTCATCAACTGTCTGCAGGCAGTGAACAGCATCACTGCCAATACCCTGGGACGGATCTACTacggcagcaggagcaggtgCTTCGCCAATGGACATCCCACCACCGGATGCAAGCAGTACCAGGAGggcaccttccgcaagcgctGCATCCGCTACCAGGTGGACAAGTCCAAGGCCAAGATCTGGCAGTTCTACGACATGCCGTTCTTCACAATCCCAGCGTCGGCGGGCTGA
- the LOC6607994 gene encoding phospholipase A2 large subunit, with product MFSRAAYLTALLTLICASHASAGLSITVPGTKWCGPGNIAANYDDLGTDREVDMCCRAHDNCEEKIPPLEEAFGLRNDGIFPIFSCACESAFRSCLTALRNGHSLALGKIYFNTKEMCFGYGHPIVSCQEKQADLFETRCLSYRVDEGQPQLWQFYDLALYTHVSASEKDSRD from the exons ATGTTTTCGCGTGCCGCCTACCTTACTGCTCTCCTAACGCTGATCTGTGCCAGCCATGCGTCTGCGGGATTGAGCATTACAGTTCCGGGCACAAAGTGGTGCGGACCCGGGAACATAGCAGCCAACTACGATGACCTGGGCACTGACCGAGAGGTGGACATGTGCTGCCGGGCGCACGACAACTGTGAGGAGAAGATTCCGCCGCTGGAGGAAGCCTTTGGCCTGAGAAACGACGGGATTTTCCCCAT ATTCTCGTGTGCCTGCGAGTCGGCCTTCCGGAGCTGCCTTACCGCTCTGCGAAACGGACACTCCCTGGCCCTTGGCAAAATCTACTTCAACACCAAGGAGATGTGCTTTGGCTACGGACATCCCATCGTTTCCTGCCAAGAGAAGCAGGCCGACCTGTTCGAGACTCGGTGTCTCAGCTACCGAGTGGACGAAGGTCAGCCGCAGCTCTGGCAGTTCTACGACTTGGCCCTCTACACACACGTAAGCGCCAGCGAGAAGGACTCCCGAGATTGA
- the LOC6607995 gene encoding NF-kappa-B inhibitor-interacting Ras-like protein: MLNAKIGKVGKVLVCGMKGVGKTALIEQLVYGHVNTETELHPTIEDIYVASVDTGRGGARETLRIYDTAGLQGEQQQLPRHYLQFPDAFVLVYDPMDPRSLDMLADIKADIEKHKEKKEIPVVVLANVRARAAPNPVEKVMDRANIWCQRERIKHYTVNAMERPSLYEPFTSLCARLHPMQTKSTFPQLRQVMQNRQKSEA, encoded by the exons ATGCTAAATGCGAAGATCGGCAAGGTCGGCAAAGTACTGGTGTGCGGGATGAAGGGCGTGGGCAAGACGGCGCTGATAGAGCAGCTGGTCTACGGCCACGTCAATACGGAAACG GAACTGCATCCAACCATTGAGGATATCTACGTGGCCAGCGTGGACACTGGCAGGGGTGGAGCCCGAGAGACCCTGCGCATCTACGACACGGCCGGATTGCAgggcgagcagcagcagcttccaCGCCACTACCTTCAGTTTCCAGATGCATTCGTTCTGGTCTACGATCCCATGGATCCGCGCAGCCTGGACATGCTGGCCGACATCAAGGCTGACATTGAGAAGCACAAGGAGAAAAAGGAGATTCCCGTTGTGGTGCTGGCCAACGTGAGGGCACGGGCAGCCCCAAATCCCGTCGAGAAGGTCATGGACCGCGCCAACATCTGGTGCCAGCGGGAGCGCATAAAGCACTACACGGTGAACGCCATGGAGAGGCCCTCCCTCTACGAGCCATTCACCTCGCTCTGCGCCCGGCTGCATCCAATGCAGACGAAGAGCACGTTCCCTCAGCTGCGCCAGGTCATGCAGAACCGGCAGAAGAGCGAGGCCTAG
- the LOC6607996 gene encoding dihydroceramide fatty acyl 2-hydroxylase FAH2 — MPSDMDMPKEAESNDKFIVKYRQQYYDLSRFMHKHPGGINTLKGLNSGDMTARFLKAPPHSDAAMYLMREYKIDPEDSGKPKSSQRETLHPDKDETLRQRPTEDTEDKNNNQVDESMEHLVDWSKAMLPQIANITDCYDEWVHKPVDRPLRLFEPWYLEMCTKTPWWLVPLFWIPVIVKCALEEFTSAWQDSNQLAVFTGYLLFGVLLWSFLEYTLHRWVFHVKLSSKTGSWLCTFHFMIHGLHHKVPFDPMRLVFPPLPGAVLAAIIYTPLSFVLSHPRVVLSGALAGYLCYDMMHYYLHYGNPSLGAFVHMKRYHHHHHFSHQTLGYGISSPLWDVVFKTRIHLRKLRYQLRWS; from the exons ATGCCCAGCGACATGGATATGCCAAAGGAAGCGGAGTCGAACGACAAGTTCATAGTGAAGTATCGCCAGCAGTATTACGATTTGTCCAGGTTTATGCACAAGCATCCGGGAGGCATAAACACACTCAAAGGCCTCAACAGCGGGGACATGACAGCTCGCTTCCTGAAGGCGCCGCCACATTCGGATGCGGCCATGTACTTGATGAGGGAGTACAAAATCGATCCAGAGGACTCTGGGAAACCAAAGTCGAGCCAAAGGGAAACGTTGCATCCCGATAAAGATGAGACATTGCGACAACGGCCCACGGAGGATACGGAGGATAAGAACAATAACCAGGTGGACGAGAGTATGGAG CACCTGGTGGACTGGTCCAAGGCAATGCTTCCGCAGATAGCTAACATAACTGATTGCTATGATGAGTGGGTGCACAAGCCGGTGGACAGGCCACTGCGTCTCTTTGAGCCTTGGTACTTGGAGATGTGCACCAAGACGCCCTGGTGGCTGGTGCCCCTGTTCTGGATACCGGTGATCGTTAAATGCGCCTTGGAGGAATTCACCAGCGCCTGGCAGGATAGCAACCAG CTGGCTGTGTTCACCGGTTACCTTTTGTTTGGCGTGCTCCTGTGGTCTTTCCTGGAGTACACACTGCACCGCTGGGTGTTCCACGTGAAGCTGAGCAGCAAGACCGGAAGCTGGCTATGCACCTTCCACTTCATGATCCATGGCCTGCACCACAAGGTGCCCTTTGATCCGATGCGACTGGTGTTTCCGCCCCTTCCCGGCGCAGTGCTTGCCGCAATCATATACACCCCGCTCAGCTTCGTCCTGTCCCATCCTCGAGTGGTCCTGTCCGGAGCTCTGGCCGGCTATCTGTGCTACGATATGATGCACTACTACCTGCACTATGGGAACCCTTCGCTGGGGGCCTTTGTGCACATGAAGCGctatcaccaccaccaccacttcTCGCACCAAACCCTCGGCTACGGCATCAGCAGTCCCTTGTGGGATGTCGTCTTCAAAACGAGAATCCATCTCCGCAAGCTGAGATACCAACTGCGCTGGTCCTAG
- the LOC6607997 gene encoding uncharacterized protein LOC6607997, with protein sequence MSNTSVRPIPTLKGIFSVPRVTQSRNFLKENKVSLRSLEKSTSQKLAAKEPARPKWMPPLRRTSSEMGDSKAEKPAAKGKPVKQNSLQNGPSTSRSQHQLAVAVPAEGERFDGLEERNPILYDPSEGCEAENLLEPSSDTDLDRCQSCGTNRSSTSIAIQTEDITDELYLTNALKKCNFDARSILEESGTKYGENYKPMRYENEEDLEQLPLSARSNSSKQSRFNMSEVEAMPMTEAAPANYGASDDEAPLSARSRFTTASNVTTISSKSKRREHKLGSRDEVRLPRYLEKQKREKAVAKQLAESLDPDCPRGHVLLSDQDRLTHLTNAKKRYEQLVNELNHMPMTAQTLRVRNRKAEIDKELTIVEEDIRIYSKTKVFVLASKSRQL encoded by the exons ATGTCGAATACTTCAGTTCGCCCGATTCCAACGCTAAAGGGCATCTTTTCGGTGCCGC GCGTCACACAGTCCCGAAACTTCCTCAAGGAAAACAAGGTGAGCCTGCGCTCGCTGGAGAAGTCCACCAGCCAGAAATTGGCAGCTAAGGAACCAGCGCGCCCAAAATGGATGCCCCCGCTGCGACGCACTTCCTCCGAGATGGGGGACTCGAAGGCGGAGAAACCAGCAGCTAAGGGCAAACCTGTAAAACAGAACTCGTTGCAAAATGGCCCCAGCACCTCTCGCTCACAACACCAACTGGCCGTGGCCGTTCCGGCGGAGGGGGAACGCTTCGATGGCCTGGAGGAGCGCAATCCCATCTTATATGACCCATCGGAGGGCTGCGAAGCCGAGAATCTCCTAGAGCCTTCGTCGGATACAGACTTAGATCGCTGTCAATCGTGTGGCACGAATCGAAGTTCCACCAGCATAGCCATTCAAACTGAGGACATTACTGACGAACTCTATCTAACAAATGCTCTGAAAAA ATGTAACTTTGATGCCAGATCTATACTGGAGGAATCCGGTACAAAGTACGGGGAAAACTACAAGCCCATGCGATATGAAAACGAGGAAGACTTGGAACAGTTGCCGCTTTCGGCGCGTTCGAACTCCTCGAAGCAGAGTCGCTTCAACATGTCCGAAGTGGAGGCTATGCCCATGACCGAGGCCGCACCCGCAAACTACGGCGCCTCAGACGACGAGGCTCCACTCAGTGCCCGTAGTCGCTTCACAACGGCCTCCAATGTCACCACCATTAGCTCTAAGTCAAAGCGTCGTGAGCATAAACTAGGAT CCCGAGATGAGGTGCGTTTGCCGCGTTACCTGGAAAAGCAGAAGCGCGAGAAGGCGGTGGCCAAGCAGCTTGCGGAATCGCTGGATCCCGACTGTCCGCGTGGTCATGTGTTGCTCAGCGATCAGGACCGACTGACGCACCTCACTAATGCTAAGAAAC GCTACGAACAGCTGGTCAATGAACTGAACCACATGCCCATGACCGCACAGACGCTGAGGGTGCGCAACCGCAAGGCGGAGATCGACAAGGAGCTGACCATCGTGGAGGAGGACATCCGCATATACTCCAAGACAAAGGTCTTCGTGCTGGCCAGCAAGTCGCGACAGTTGTGA
- the LOC6607998 gene encoding inositol-3-phosphate synthase isoform X2: MKPTNNSTLEVISPKVQVDDEFITTDYDYQTSHVKRTADGQLQVHPQTTALKIRTGRHVPKLGVMLVGWGGNNGSTLTAALEANRRQLKWRKRTGVQEANWYGSITQASTVFIGSDEAGGDVYVPMKELLPMVEPDNIVVDGWDISGFHLGDAMRRAEVLDVALQDQIYDQLAQLRPRPSIYDPDFIAANQSDRADNVIRGTRLEQYEQIRKDIRDFRERSGVDSVIVLWTANTERFADVQPGLNTTSQELIASLKANQSEVSPSTIFAMASIAEGCTYINGSPQNTFVPGLIQLAEEKNVFIAGDDFKSGQTKIKSVLVDFLVGAGIKPVSIASYNHLGNNDGKNLSAPQQFRSKEISKSNVVDDMVASNRLLYGPDEHPDHVVVIKYVPYVGDSKRAMDEYTSEIMMGGHNTLVIHNTCEDSLLATPLILDLVILGELSTRIQLRSAEKESAPWVPFKPVLSLLSYLCKAPLVPQGSQVVNSLFRQRAAIENILRGCIGLPPISHMTLEQRFDFSTITNEPPLKRVKILGQPCSVESVTNGKKLHANGHTNGSAKLATNGNGH; the protein is encoded by the exons ATGAAGCCCACCAATAACTCAACCCTGGAGGTAATCTCGCCGAAAGTGCAGGTGGACGATGAGTTCATCACAACCGACTACGATTACCAGACATCCCATGTGAAGCGCACCGCCGATGGACAGCTCCAG GTGCACCCCCAGACGACGGCGCTGAAGATACGGACGGGTCGCCATGTGCCCAAGCTGGGCGTGATGCTGGTGGGATGGGGTGGCAACAACGGATCCACGCTGACCGCCGCCCTGGAGGCCAATCGCCGCCAGCTGAAGTGGCGCAAGCGGACGGGCGTCCAGGAGGCCAACTGGTATGGCTCCATTACCCAGGCGTCCACCGTCTTCATTGGATCCGACGAGGCCGGCGGCGACGTGTACGTGCCCATGAAGGAGCTGCTGCCCATGGTGGAGCCCGACAACATTGTCGTGGACGGCTGGGACATCAGTGGCTTCCATTTGGGTGACGCCATGCGCAGGGCCGAGGTCCTGGACGTGGCTCTGCAGGATCAGATCTACGATCAGCTGGCTCAGTTGCGCCCACGTCCATCCATCTACGACCCGGACTTCATCGCGGCCAACCAGTCGGATCGGGCTGACAACGTGATCCGTGGCACTCGTCTGGAGCAGTACGAGCAGATCCGAAAGGATATCCGCGACTTCCGCGAGCGCAGTGGCGTCGATTCGGTCATCGTCCTCTGGACTGCCAACACTGAGCGCTTCGCGGATGTCCAGCCTGGTCTGAACACCACCAGCCAGGAGCTCATCGCCTCCCTGAAGGCCAACCAATCGGAGGTGTCACCCTCCACTATCTTTGCAATGGCCAGCATCGCCGAGGGG TGCACCTACATCAACGGTTCGCCGCAGAACACCTTTGTGCCCGGACTGATCCAGCTGGCCGAGGAGAAGAATGTTTTCATTGCCGGCGATGACTTCAAGTCCGGCCAGACGAAGATCAAGAGCGTGTTGGTAGATTTCTTGGTGGGAGCTGGTATCAAGCCGGTGTCCATTGCCAGTTACAACCATCTGGGCAACAACGATGGCAAGAACTTGTCCGCTCCCCAACAGTTCCGCTCCAAGGAG ATTTCCAAGAGCAACGTGGTGGACGACATGGTTGCCTCCAACAGGCTGTTGTACGGACCCGATGAGCACCCCGACCACGTCGTGGTAATCAAGTACGTACCCTATGTGGGCGACAGCAAGCGGGCCATGGATGAGTACACATCGGAGATCATGATGGGCGGCCACAATACCCTGGTGATCCACAACACCTGCGAGGACTCGCTGCTGGCCACCCCGCTCATTCTGGACCTGGTTATCCTCGGCGAGCTGAGCACTCGCATCCAGCTGCGCAGTGCGGAGAAGGAATCCGCCCCATGGGTTCCCTTCAAGCCAGTCCTTTCCCTGCTGAGCTATCTGTGCAAGGCTCCCCTGGTGCCCCAGGGTTCCCAGGTGGTCAACTCGCTCTTCCGCCAGCGCGCCGCCATCGAGAATATCCTGCGTGGCTGCATCGGTCTGCCGCCCATCTCACACATGACCCTGGAGCAGCGG TTCGACTTTTCCACCATCACAAATGAGCCGCCTCTAAAGAGGGTCAAGATCCTGGGCCAGCCCTGCTCCGTGGAATCGGTCACCAATGGAAAGAAGCTCCATGCCAATGGACACACCAATGGGTCCGCCAAGCTGGCCACCAACGGCAATGGTCACTGA
- the LOC6607998 gene encoding inositol-3-phosphate synthase isoform X1, with translation MKPTNNSTLEVISPKVQVDDEFITTDYDYQTSHVKRTADGQLQVFSFNESNRCVAKSTESQISPLATLRRGEFQVHPQTTALKIRTGRHVPKLGVMLVGWGGNNGSTLTAALEANRRQLKWRKRTGVQEANWYGSITQASTVFIGSDEAGGDVYVPMKELLPMVEPDNIVVDGWDISGFHLGDAMRRAEVLDVALQDQIYDQLAQLRPRPSIYDPDFIAANQSDRADNVIRGTRLEQYEQIRKDIRDFRERSGVDSVIVLWTANTERFADVQPGLNTTSQELIASLKANQSEVSPSTIFAMASIAEGCTYINGSPQNTFVPGLIQLAEEKNVFIAGDDFKSGQTKIKSVLVDFLVGAGIKPVSIASYNHLGNNDGKNLSAPQQFRSKEISKSNVVDDMVASNRLLYGPDEHPDHVVVIKYVPYVGDSKRAMDEYTSEIMMGGHNTLVIHNTCEDSLLATPLILDLVILGELSTRIQLRSAEKESAPWVPFKPVLSLLSYLCKAPLVPQGSQVVNSLFRQRAAIENILRGCIGLPPISHMTLEQRFDFSTITNEPPLKRVKILGQPCSVESVTNGKKLHANGHTNGSAKLATNGNGH, from the exons ATGAAGCCCACCAATAACTCAACCCTGGAGGTAATCTCGCCGAAAGTGCAGGTGGACGATGAGTTCATCACAACCGACTACGATTACCAGACATCCCATGTGAAGCGCACCGCCGATGGACAGCTCCAG GTTTTTAGTTTCAACGAATCAAATCGATGTGTTGCCAAGAGCACCGAGTCGCAGATATCCCCGTTGGCAACATTAAGAAGGGGTGAATTTCAG GTGCACCCCCAGACGACGGCGCTGAAGATACGGACGGGTCGCCATGTGCCCAAGCTGGGCGTGATGCTGGTGGGATGGGGTGGCAACAACGGATCCACGCTGACCGCCGCCCTGGAGGCCAATCGCCGCCAGCTGAAGTGGCGCAAGCGGACGGGCGTCCAGGAGGCCAACTGGTATGGCTCCATTACCCAGGCGTCCACCGTCTTCATTGGATCCGACGAGGCCGGCGGCGACGTGTACGTGCCCATGAAGGAGCTGCTGCCCATGGTGGAGCCCGACAACATTGTCGTGGACGGCTGGGACATCAGTGGCTTCCATTTGGGTGACGCCATGCGCAGGGCCGAGGTCCTGGACGTGGCTCTGCAGGATCAGATCTACGATCAGCTGGCTCAGTTGCGCCCACGTCCATCCATCTACGACCCGGACTTCATCGCGGCCAACCAGTCGGATCGGGCTGACAACGTGATCCGTGGCACTCGTCTGGAGCAGTACGAGCAGATCCGAAAGGATATCCGCGACTTCCGCGAGCGCAGTGGCGTCGATTCGGTCATCGTCCTCTGGACTGCCAACACTGAGCGCTTCGCGGATGTCCAGCCTGGTCTGAACACCACCAGCCAGGAGCTCATCGCCTCCCTGAAGGCCAACCAATCGGAGGTGTCACCCTCCACTATCTTTGCAATGGCCAGCATCGCCGAGGGG TGCACCTACATCAACGGTTCGCCGCAGAACACCTTTGTGCCCGGACTGATCCAGCTGGCCGAGGAGAAGAATGTTTTCATTGCCGGCGATGACTTCAAGTCCGGCCAGACGAAGATCAAGAGCGTGTTGGTAGATTTCTTGGTGGGAGCTGGTATCAAGCCGGTGTCCATTGCCAGTTACAACCATCTGGGCAACAACGATGGCAAGAACTTGTCCGCTCCCCAACAGTTCCGCTCCAAGGAG ATTTCCAAGAGCAACGTGGTGGACGACATGGTTGCCTCCAACAGGCTGTTGTACGGACCCGATGAGCACCCCGACCACGTCGTGGTAATCAAGTACGTACCCTATGTGGGCGACAGCAAGCGGGCCATGGATGAGTACACATCGGAGATCATGATGGGCGGCCACAATACCCTGGTGATCCACAACACCTGCGAGGACTCGCTGCTGGCCACCCCGCTCATTCTGGACCTGGTTATCCTCGGCGAGCTGAGCACTCGCATCCAGCTGCGCAGTGCGGAGAAGGAATCCGCCCCATGGGTTCCCTTCAAGCCAGTCCTTTCCCTGCTGAGCTATCTGTGCAAGGCTCCCCTGGTGCCCCAGGGTTCCCAGGTGGTCAACTCGCTCTTCCGCCAGCGCGCCGCCATCGAGAATATCCTGCGTGGCTGCATCGGTCTGCCGCCCATCTCACACATGACCCTGGAGCAGCGG TTCGACTTTTCCACCATCACAAATGAGCCGCCTCTAAAGAGGGTCAAGATCCTGGGCCAGCCCTGCTCCGTGGAATCGGTCACCAATGGAAAGAAGCTCCATGCCAATGGACACACCAATGGGTCCGCCAAGCTGGCCACCAACGGCAATGGTCACTGA